The bacterium genomic sequence TTGTATTACCCGATGCTGACCTAAAGGTCTTTATGAAAGCTTCACCAGAAGAAAGGGCAAGAAGGCGTCTAAAGGAATTGGAGTTGCGAGGAATTAGAGCAGATTTTGATAAGATCCTCGAAGAAATAAAAAAAAGAGATGAGATGGATTCAACGAGAGACTATGCTCCTTTGAAAATCCCTGAAGATGCCTTTATATTAGATACAACAAATCTTTCTATTGAGGAACAAGTAAATTTGATTCTAAAGGAGGTAAAAAGGCGTTTCAGCCTTTCGTAGATGAGTTTAAAGTGGATTCTGGCAAAAATTCTTCTTTACATTCCTTTTAAATTTGTGTTTCGGTTTAAGGTATTTGGGAGTCAGAACATCCCTAAGAAAGGACCTTGTATCATTTGTGTAAACCACACATCCTTTTGGGATCCTCCCTTTGTAGGATTTGCATCTCCCAGAGAGTTACATTTTCTTGCAAAAAAAGAACTTTTTGAGAATGTAAAGGCTTTTGGTATGCTAATCTCTTTTTACAATGCAATTCCTATTGATAGGGAAAATTCTCTTTCTGGCTTGAAAAAAGCCATGGACATACTAAAGGAGGGTAAAGCCCTTGTTATTTTTCCGGAGGGTACAAGAAACAGAACGAAAAACAAATTCTTGTTGCCTCTTAAGGAAGGTGCAGCCTTGCTCTCTCTGAAAATGAATGTGCCTATAATTCCAGCTTTTTTGTTCGAGAGTAAGGGCAAGGTACTTGACTGGATTACCGGAAAGAGAATGTTGAGAATTAGGTTTGGTAAGGCCATTCTTCCCGTTTATTATAGGAGTAATTCCCAACACCCAGTTAAGGAACTAACAAAGGATATAGAATGGAGGATGAGAGAGCTTTATGCCAGAGGTTAAATTAACCGAAGAATACGGTTTTTGCTTTGGCGTGAGAAGAGCCCTTGAAATTGCGAGAAGAATTTTAAAAGAGGGTAAGAGTTTTGACTCCCTTGGCCCTATAATCCACAATGAGTACGTGGTTGACCAGCTTAGAAAAGAAGGAGTTGAAGTTGTTAATAACATCGAAGAGAGTAAAAAGAATTTAATTCTTGTAAGAACTCACGGAGTTCCACCCGAGATATACGACAAGGCAAAGTCCTTAGGGAAAGATTTAATCGATTGCACCTGTCCTTTTGTTTCTAATGCTCAGAAGTGGGCAAAGAAGTTTTACGAAGAGGGTTATGTCGTTATTGTGATAGGGAAGAGAGACCATCCAGAGGTTGTCGGAATTGTTGGACATACGGGTGGAAATGCCATCGTGGTTTCCTCTTCTCAGGATTTAAGTGATGATCTTATAAGGAACAAAAAGGTTGGAGTCGTCGCCCAGACTACTTCAAGGCTTGATGTGATTCAGGATGTTATAAATAAGCTTGTTGAGGAGGCCAGCGAGGTTCGTTTTGCCAATACCCGTTGTAATACTACTCAGAAAAGGCAGGAGCAGGTTGAGGAGTTATCAAAAGAGGTAGAGGTTATTGTAATTGTGGGAGGGAAGAATAGCTCAAATACGCGAAGACTTTTTGAGATAGCATCAAGAAACTGCAAAAAAGCTTATCTTGTTTCATCTTCTGATGAATTATCAGAGGATTGGTTTTATAATGTTAAATCTGTAGGAGTTTCGGGAGGTGCTTCAACACCCCCTGAGATGGTAGAGGAAGTTTATGAGAAAATTAAAAAATTTTTGGGAGGAGGAGGATATGGCAGAGGAAAGGTTGATGCAGGACAGTGAGTTTGAACAACTCTTGCAAGAGAGTATAGTTGTGCCAAAGGAAGGGGAAATAGTAAAAGGTACCGTTGTAAAAGTTACACCACAAGAAGTTTTCATAGACATTGGTACGAAGTCGGAGGGTGTTTGTCCGCGAGTGGAATTTAAAGATCCGGATATAAAACCAGGCGATGAGGTTTATGTTTACATTGACGCCATTGATGGGAAGGATGGCCGTACTATAGTTTCCAAGCATAAGGCAGATTTTCTGATGGTTTGGGATAGAATCAATGAGGCGTTTAAAAACGAGGAAATCGTTGAAGCGAAGGTTCTCAGACAGATAAAGGGTGGGCTTATCGTTGAGGTTTTCGGGGTGGATGCCTTCTTGCCAGGTTCCCAGATTGATGTAAAGAAGGTTAAGAACATAGGCTCCTTCGTTGGAAAGACGATACAGGTCAAGATTATCAAGCTCAATAGGCAGAGGAAAAATATAGTAGTTTCAAGGAAAGAAGTGATAGAGGCGGAACTGGAAAATCAAAAGATGAAACTCATGTCAATGAAAGTTGGTGACATTTTAGAAGGTGTAGTGAAAAATATTACAGACTTTGGAGTCTTCGTTGATGTCGGTGGTGTGGACGGCCTGATTCATATATCCGATCTTTCGTGGACCAGGGTGGACGATATCTCAAGCATAGTAAAGCCTGGTGATGTTATAAAGGTGAAGGTTCTGGATATTGATCTTGAAAACAACAGGCTTTCTTTGGGATATAAGCAGCTTCAACCCCATCCTTTCGAAAAAGTCGCAAGCAAATACCCACTCGGTTCACTCCATAAAGGCACCGTTAAGAAGATTCTGGATTTTGGTGTTATCGTTGAACTGGAGCCGGGCGTTGAGGGTCTTGTTCATATCACTGAGATGAGGTGGGGTAAACCTCCTATTCATCCCTCGGAGATGGTTAGTGAAGGTGATAAGGTGGATGTGGTAATCCTCAACGTTGATGTGGAAAAGCAGAGGATTTCACTCGGTATGAAACAGGCTACCCCGGACCCTTGGTCAATGATAGATGAGAAATACCCCGTGGGTAGCATTGTGAAGGGTACAATAAAGGATTTTGACAACCAAGGTGCTTTTATTGAACTGGAAGATGGAATTCAGGGTTATCTGCACATCGGTGATATTTCCTGGACCAAAAAGTACAAGTCACCCGAAGAGGCACTGAGGAAGGGTCAGAAACTGCGTTTCAAGGTTCTTGCCACAGATAAAAAGGGAAGAATGGTAATGCTTAGTCTCAAGCACACGAGGCCCAATCCTTGGGATGAGATTGAGAAGACTCTTCTTCCAGGTACAGAGGTTATGGCAGTGATCACTGAGATTACCGATAGAGGTGTGTACGTTGAGATTCAAGGAGCTCTTGAAGGTTTTGTCCCTGTTAACCAGCTACAAAGGAAAGGTAAGCCCGCTGAGGTTTATCAAGTTGGTGAAGAATTAAACTTAAAAGTTTTTAGGGTAGAACCTGCAAAGAAGAGAATTTTGCTTTCTGAAAAGGATTTTTACAGAGCAAAGGAAAAGGAAGAAGCTGCTGCAAAAGCAGGAGAGGCGGTTACTCCAACATTTAAGTCTGAACCGGTAAGACTTAACCTCGGCGAAATTTTAAGGCAAGAGCTCCAGAAGCTTGAAGAACTCAAACATATAATGGAAGAGCCCGAGGAGTAGAAAACGGGTAAATAAGGCCTTTGAGGTTCTTCATAAAATCTTTTGGATGCAGGCTTAATCAATATTACGCTGATTATTTTGCAAATTCAGTAATTGAAAGTGGTTTTGAATTAGTAAAGGAAGAGAAAAAGGCGGATGTTGTTGCTATTGCGAGTTGCGTTGTTACACACAAGGCAGAGAGGGATCTAAGACGCTATTTGAGCCACATAAAACGATTGTCACCCTCGGCCCAAATTGTAGTTTTCGGTTGTTATCCAAAATATGAAAAGGAAATTGATGTATACGCTGCCGGTAACCTGAAGGATATTCTCGATATTTTGGGGTTGAAAGACCCGGGTCATTTAATTAGACCTTTACTGAGGGTTAGAGAAAACGTCAGGATACAAGAAGGTTGTAACTTCCGCTGCTCTTATTGCGTTGTACCCTTAGTCAGAGGTCCATCAAGATCGAGACCTGAGGACGAGATTCTGAGAGAAGTAGAAAGTTTATATAGAAACGGTGTTGTGGAAGTGGTGCTAACCGGGATTCAAACGGGAGCTTGGGGACGAGAGTGGGGAAAGAGGCTTGCGAATTTAGCTATGAAGATAAAGAAGAGATTTCCCGATCTAAGACTCAGACTCTCATCAATTTCACCAATTCATATTGATGAGGACATTATAGAACTTCTAAGAACAAAAGTTATACTACCTCATCTTCATCTGCCATTACAACATGGGTCAGAAAAAGTGTTGAGAGAAATGAAAAGGCCTTATAAGTTGAACTATTATGTAGAACTTATTGGAAAGCTGGTGGAAAATGTCCCTGAAATTGCAATAGGTTCTGATATTATCGTGGGTTTCCCTACCGAAAATGATGAGGATTTTGAAAAGTCAGTTGATTTGATAGAGAGGCTTCCTTTTGCGTACCTTCATATTTTCGAGTTCTCGAGAAGAAAAGGGACAGAAGCTTACAAAATGAAACCATTACCTTCTGAAACAGTCAGGAAGAGGAAGGATATTCTATTGCCTATTGCGAAGGGTAAAAAGCTCGATTTTTTAAAAAAGAATCTTGGAAGAGAAATGGGCTGGGTTGTTGAAAATCAGAAAGGGGACGTTTTTGAAGGCACTACTGATAATTACATAAAAGTTAAGATTCTTTCTAAGAACTTAAAGGTTGGTGAGGTCAGAAAAATAAGGCTGGTTTCAATAGCCGAAGATAATTCAAGTATGGTGGGGGAAATCATGGATGGGTGATTAAGGTCATGTAAATTTTTTCCATCTTTCCCGCAATATTTTCCCAGGAAAAGTTCTTAAGAATGTGCTTTTGCCCTTCTTCTACAAGCTTTT encodes the following:
- a CDS encoding MiaB/RimO family radical SAM methylthiotransferase → MRFFIKSFGCRLNQYYADYFANSVIESGFELVKEEKKADVVAIASCVVTHKAERDLRRYLSHIKRLSPSAQIVVFGCYPKYEKEIDVYAAGNLKDILDILGLKDPGHLIRPLLRVRENVRIQEGCNFRCSYCVVPLVRGPSRSRPEDEILREVESLYRNGVVEVVLTGIQTGAWGREWGKRLANLAMKIKKRFPDLRLRLSSISPIHIDEDIIELLRTKVILPHLHLPLQHGSEKVLREMKRPYKLNYYVELIGKLVENVPEIAIGSDIIVGFPTENDEDFEKSVDLIERLPFAYLHIFEFSRRKGTEAYKMKPLPSETVRKRKDILLPIAKGKKLDFLKKNLGREMGWVVENQKGDVFEGTTDNYIKVKILSKNLKVGEVRKIRLVSIAEDNSSMVGEIMDG
- a CDS encoding 4-hydroxy-3-methylbut-2-enyl diphosphate reductase produces the protein MPEVKLTEEYGFCFGVRRALEIARRILKEGKSFDSLGPIIHNEYVVDQLRKEGVEVVNNIEESKKNLILVRTHGVPPEIYDKAKSLGKDLIDCTCPFVSNAQKWAKKFYEEGYVVIVIGKRDHPEVVGIVGHTGGNAIVVSSSQDLSDDLIRNKKVGVVAQTTSRLDVIQDVINKLVEEASEVRFANTRCNTTQKRQEQVEELSKEVEVIVIVGGKNSSNTRRLFEIASRNCKKAYLVSSSDELSEDWFYNVKSVGVSGGASTPPEMVEEVYEKIKKFLGGGGYGRGKVDAGQ
- a CDS encoding 30S ribosomal protein S1, encoding MAEERLMQDSEFEQLLQESIVVPKEGEIVKGTVVKVTPQEVFIDIGTKSEGVCPRVEFKDPDIKPGDEVYVYIDAIDGKDGRTIVSKHKADFLMVWDRINEAFKNEEIVEAKVLRQIKGGLIVEVFGVDAFLPGSQIDVKKVKNIGSFVGKTIQVKIIKLNRQRKNIVVSRKEVIEAELENQKMKLMSMKVGDILEGVVKNITDFGVFVDVGGVDGLIHISDLSWTRVDDISSIVKPGDVIKVKVLDIDLENNRLSLGYKQLQPHPFEKVASKYPLGSLHKGTVKKILDFGVIVELEPGVEGLVHITEMRWGKPPIHPSEMVSEGDKVDVVILNVDVEKQRISLGMKQATPDPWSMIDEKYPVGSIVKGTIKDFDNQGAFIELEDGIQGYLHIGDISWTKKYKSPEEALRKGQKLRFKVLATDKKGRMVMLSLKHTRPNPWDEIEKTLLPGTEVMAVITEITDRGVYVEIQGALEGFVPVNQLQRKGKPAEVYQVGEELNLKVFRVEPAKKRILLSEKDFYRAKEKEEAAAKAGEAVTPTFKSEPVRLNLGEILRQELQKLEELKHIMEEPEE
- a CDS encoding lysophospholipid acyltransferase family protein — its product is MSLKWILAKILLYIPFKFVFRFKVFGSQNIPKKGPCIICVNHTSFWDPPFVGFASPRELHFLAKKELFENVKAFGMLISFYNAIPIDRENSLSGLKKAMDILKEGKALVIFPEGTRNRTKNKFLLPLKEGAALLSLKMNVPIIPAFLFESKGKVLDWITGKRMLRIRFGKAILPVYYRSNSQHPVKELTKDIEWRMRELYARG